A stretch of the Gammaproteobacteria bacterium genome encodes the following:
- a CDS encoding PBP1A family penicillin-binding protein, with amino-acid sequence MIAPTLLATAGLVLGFMWGSWRNLCNDCPSIAQIYNWEPRTTSKLLARDGRLIQEFGIQRRTPVAIGSLPAYVPGAFVAVEDKRFYNHGGLDPIGIARAARDLILTRSLEHGGGSTLTQQLARNIWEEDIGYEKRLLRKLKEAQVALELERAYSKEQILEAYMNQVNYDGVYGIEAASLKYFGKPTTQVNPAEAALLAAIPNRPRRYNPFLNPQQARSRRNLVLRRMAEQGYISAADLERWAAVPLPTPATPDRTPAAPYFAEWIRQILDDRYGSQLYTAGLEIQTTLDLDMQFLAERAMEEGFRSIEVRPGFKHPRYGEFAEATEALQTPYVQGAMVVLDPVTGEVLAMVGGRDFVHSKFNRATQALRQPGSSFKPFVYAAAVESGIPPSHIVVDAPFAYMQVSGEPWLPQNFDETFKGGMTIRQGLRESRNMIAIRLGWDDVGIETVAQMATRLGLSTEIPRFPSTTIGAAEVLPIDMAKAYASFATLGTRVEPHGIVRVENAEGEVLWEPQPEKTAVLDSLEARVMVHMLEDVVARGTGYRAIRLVAGLPYEVPAAGKTGTTNNSTDAWFNGFTPDLHAIVWFGMDQPEEIRPGSTGGGDAAPVWGNFMRSVYYGWEGEEDEPVIPALREIPDPWPLPEKLIRLAVDDKTGLLASEWCPETQRYTEIFIPGTEPTEPCDASGIFGGSRATTMITLQPRSRR; translated from the coding sequence GTGATAGCCCCGACCCTTTTGGCCACTGCGGGGCTCGTTCTGGGTTTCATGTGGGGTTCTTGGCGAAACCTCTGCAACGATTGCCCCTCCATCGCCCAGATCTACAACTGGGAGCCGCGCACGACTTCCAAGCTCCTCGCCCGTGACGGTCGGCTCATCCAAGAGTTCGGCATCCAGCGCAGGACGCCGGTGGCGATCGGCTCTCTGCCCGCGTACGTCCCGGGAGCCTTCGTCGCGGTGGAGGACAAGCGCTTCTACAACCACGGTGGCCTGGACCCGATCGGGATCGCGCGCGCGGCCCGCGACCTTATTCTCACCCGATCCCTGGAGCACGGCGGGGGCAGCACGCTCACCCAGCAGCTGGCGCGCAACATCTGGGAGGAGGACATCGGCTACGAGAAGCGACTTCTGCGCAAGCTCAAGGAGGCCCAAGTGGCGCTGGAGCTGGAGCGTGCCTACTCGAAGGAACAGATTCTCGAAGCCTACATGAATCAGGTGAACTACGATGGGGTGTACGGCATCGAAGCCGCCTCGCTGAAGTACTTCGGCAAGCCCACCACTCAGGTCAATCCCGCAGAAGCGGCTCTCCTGGCGGCGATCCCCAACCGTCCCCGCCGCTACAACCCCTTCCTGAATCCCCAACAGGCACGATCCAGACGCAACCTAGTGCTGCGCCGCATGGCCGAGCAGGGCTATATCAGCGCGGCCGACTTGGAGCGGTGGGCCGCCGTTCCCCTCCCGACGCCAGCGACCCCCGACCGGACACCGGCGGCTCCGTACTTCGCGGAATGGATCCGGCAGATCTTGGACGATCGTTATGGCAGTCAACTGTACACCGCCGGCCTTGAAATCCAGACCACGCTGGACCTCGACATGCAGTTCCTCGCCGAGCGGGCCATGGAAGAGGGGTTCCGGAGCATCGAAGTTCGGCCCGGATTCAAACACCCGCGCTACGGGGAGTTCGCGGAAGCCACCGAAGCCCTCCAGACCCCGTACGTCCAAGGGGCGATGGTCGTGCTGGATCCGGTAACCGGAGAAGTGCTGGCGATGGTCGGTGGCCGCGACTTCGTCCACTCCAAATTCAATCGCGCCACCCAAGCCCTGCGCCAGCCGGGTTCGTCGTTCAAGCCGTTCGTTTACGCTGCGGCGGTCGAGAGTGGAATTCCGCCTTCGCACATCGTGGTTGACGCGCCTTTTGCCTACATGCAGGTGAGCGGCGAGCCGTGGCTTCCGCAGAACTTCGACGAGACCTTCAAGGGAGGCATGACCATCCGCCAAGGCCTGAGGGAGTCCCGCAACATGATCGCCATCAGGCTCGGTTGGGACGACGTGGGCATTGAGACCGTCGCCCAGATGGCCACCCGGCTGGGCCTGAGCACCGAGATTCCGCGTTTCCCGTCGACCACCATCGGGGCGGCGGAAGTCCTCCCCATCGACATGGCCAAGGCCTACGCCTCCTTCGCCACCCTGGGCACCCGTGTCGAGCCCCACGGCATCGTGCGTGTGGAGAACGCCGAGGGCGAGGTGTTATGGGAGCCCCAGCCGGAGAAGACGGCCGTGCTCGACAGTCTGGAGGCGCGGGTTATGGTCCACATGCTGGAGGACGTGGTCGCGAGAGGTACCGGCTACAGGGCGATTCGGCTGGTCGCGGGGTTGCCGTACGAAGTCCCGGCTGCCGGCAAGACCGGGACGACCAACAACTCGACGGATGCGTGGTTCAACGGGTTCACCCCCGACCTTCACGCGATCGTCTGGTTCGGGATGGACCAACCCGAGGAGATCCGTCCCGGCTCTACAGGGGGGGGAGACGCCGCTCCCGTGTGGGGCAACTTCATGCGGAGCGTCTATTACGGATGGGAAGGGGAGGAGGACGAGCCGGTCATTCCGGCACTCAGGGAGATCCCCGACCCCTGGCCGCTGCCCGAGAAGCTGATCAGGCTCGCGGTGGACGACAAGACCGGGCTCCTCGCCTCCGAATGGTGCCCGGAAACCCAGCGTTACACGGAGATCTTCATTCCGGGCACGGAGCCTACCGAGCCCTGTGACGCCTCCGGCATCTTTGGCGGGAGTCGTGCAACTACGATGATCACGTTACAGCCGCGATCGAGAAGGTAG
- a CDS encoding GNAT family N-acetyltransferase: MTITELGGQSDAVHGQAAALLVEGFDDHPRGWPDLEAAAKEVSQVLRQGFAFAALDDARLLGWIGGLPQYEGRVWELHPLVVRREHRLRGVGRALVAAFEDEARRRGALTFTLGTDDDGAQTSLAGADLYEDVPRHLAALRDLGGRHPFLFYRRLGYVVTGCMPDANGRGRPDIYMSKSATAA; the protein is encoded by the coding sequence GTGACGATCACAGAGCTGGGCGGCCAGTCCGACGCCGTGCACGGGCAGGCCGCGGCGCTGCTGGTTGAGGGCTTCGACGATCATCCGCGGGGGTGGCCGGATCTGGAGGCCGCCGCGAAGGAGGTGTCGCAAGTCCTTCGCCAGGGCTTCGCCTTCGCCGCCCTCGACGACGCCCGTCTCCTGGGGTGGATCGGCGGTCTGCCGCAATACGAGGGCCGCGTGTGGGAGCTGCACCCGCTCGTCGTACGGCGGGAGCATCGGCTTCGCGGGGTGGGAAGGGCGCTGGTGGCCGCATTCGAGGATGAGGCGCGGCGCCGCGGCGCGCTGACGTTCACGCTCGGTACCGACGACGACGGCGCGCAGACCTCTCTGGCGGGGGCGGACCTCTACGAGGATGTCCCGCGTCACCTCGCCGCACTGCGGGACCTGGGCGGCCGGCACCCGTTTCTCTTCTATCGCCGCCTGGGCTACGTGGTCACCGGGTGCATGCCGGACGCCAACGGCCGGGGCCGGCCGGACATCTACATGTCCAAGTCGGCTACCGCAGCTTGA
- the rocF gene encoding arginase: protein MKELALVSVQMDLGAGRRGVDMGPSAMRIAGLRDKLERLGYRVREMGTVVATDPERTEQRDLQARYLPEVESVCRRARDMVEDALVRGWMPLVLGGDHSIAIGSVAGVSRFYARSRERIGLIWVDAHSDMNTPESSPSGNVHGMPLAVLTGHGPQVLRSLADRHPAVRPENVSMIGVREIDRAEREVVRSSGVRVFTMSEVDERGIASCVDEAIARASAGTAGFHLSYDLDSLDPMIAPGVGTPVAGGLTFREGHLICEKVARSGRLVGLEMVELNPVLDARNRTARMAVGLIASALGQTIL, encoded by the coding sequence GTGAAGGAGCTTGCGCTGGTGTCGGTGCAGATGGATCTCGGCGCCGGGCGGCGCGGCGTGGACATGGGACCGTCCGCGATGCGCATCGCCGGCCTCAGGGACAAGCTGGAGCGACTCGGCTATCGTGTCCGCGAGATGGGAACGGTGGTGGCGACCGATCCCGAACGCACCGAGCAGCGGGACCTGCAGGCGCGCTACCTGCCCGAAGTCGAATCCGTGTGCCGCCGCGCCCGCGACATGGTCGAGGATGCGCTGGTGCGGGGATGGATGCCGCTCGTGCTGGGCGGCGACCACAGCATCGCCATCGGATCCGTGGCCGGCGTCAGCCGCTTCTACGCGCGCAGCAGGGAGAGGATCGGCCTCATCTGGGTGGATGCCCACTCGGACATGAACACGCCCGAGTCCAGCCCGTCCGGCAACGTGCACGGGATGCCGCTCGCGGTGCTGACCGGCCACGGGCCGCAGGTGCTGAGATCGCTGGCGGACCGGCACCCGGCGGTGCGGCCGGAAAACGTGAGCATGATCGGGGTGCGCGAAATCGACCGGGCCGAACGGGAGGTGGTCAGGTCATCCGGCGTGCGCGTGTTCACCATGTCGGAAGTCGACGAGCGCGGCATCGCCTCCTGCGTGGACGAGGCGATCGCCAGAGCGAGCGCCGGCACCGCGGGGTTCCACCTCTCCTACGACCTGGACAGCCTCGATCCCATGATCGCACCGGGCGTCGGCACGCCCGTGGCCGGGGGGCTGACCTTCCGCGAAGGACACCTGATCTGCGAGAAGGTGGCGCGGTCGGGAAGGCTCGTCGGCCTGGAAATGGTGGAGCTCAACCCCGTCCTGGACGCGCGCAACCGCACCGCCCGGATGGCGGTGGGGCTGATCGCCTCCGCGCTGGGGCAGACGATCCTCTGA
- a CDS encoding DUF1707 domain-containing protein, with the protein MKNDPATGGTALDKVRQATIDRLCERFAEDRLSMRDFERRLDLAHRATSTRQLPALVAGFPATTQQPAGGTPVPATRAHQTLPADVVPLERVPARQFMAGVLGASTRGGAWIAPREMYALALMGGVELDFREAGFGPGVTEVTVFALWGGVDIIVPPGLQVECSGAGIMGAFERTPDELADAPVASSDPGSPVLRVNGVALMGGVDVTTRLPGEREKDAARRRKLARKARRKELRGW; encoded by the coding sequence ATGAAGAACGATCCCGCGACCGGCGGCACAGCGCTCGACAAGGTGCGCCAGGCCACAATCGACCGGTTGTGCGAGCGGTTCGCCGAGGATCGCCTGTCCATGCGCGACTTCGAGCGCCGCCTTGATCTCGCGCATCGGGCGACCTCGACCCGTCAGCTCCCGGCGCTCGTGGCCGGTTTCCCTGCCACGACGCAGCAGCCGGCCGGCGGCACCCCCGTCCCGGCGACTCGCGCGCACCAAACCCTCCCCGCGGATGTGGTGCCTCTGGAGAGGGTGCCGGCCCGGCAGTTCATGGCAGGTGTCCTGGGAGCGAGCACGCGGGGTGGGGCGTGGATCGCGCCCCGCGAGATGTACGCCCTCGCGCTCATGGGGGGCGTCGAGCTCGATTTTCGGGAAGCCGGCTTCGGGCCGGGCGTGACCGAGGTCACCGTCTTCGCCCTCTGGGGCGGGGTGGACATCATCGTCCCGCCGGGCCTCCAGGTCGAATGCAGCGGCGCGGGCATCATGGGAGCGTTCGAACGGACGCCCGACGAGCTCGCGGACGCGCCCGTGGCTTCCTCGGATCCGGGATCTCCCGTGTTGCGGGTCAACGGGGTGGCCCTGATGGGTGGCGTTGACGTGACCACGCGGCTGCCGGGCGAGAGGGAGAAGGACGCGGCCCGCCGCCGCAAGCTGGCGCGGAAGGCGCGCCGCAAGGAGCTCCGCGGATGGTGA
- a CDS encoding alpha/beta hydrolase produces MPPASTGGYLPIPVSHGLLEAVLRRPPEALRGAAVMCHPHPLHGGTMHTKAVYRAAQGMTEAGLAALRFNFRGVGRSTGSYDGGLGETEDARAALRHVERLFPGLPLVAGGFSFGSLVALRAGAGHSRVAAMVGVGLAFDRHDYGFLAEARCPVLIVQGERDEFGSGARAVEFARQLGEPVEAVVIPGADHYFHGHFDELRRGIREFLTRPAVARALERKRVETG; encoded by the coding sequence ATGCCCCCTGCATCGACGGGAGGCTATCTCCCGATACCCGTCTCGCACGGCCTGCTGGAGGCTGTGCTGCGCCGGCCGCCAGAGGCGCTGCGCGGGGCCGCGGTCATGTGCCACCCGCATCCCCTGCACGGGGGCACGATGCACACCAAGGCCGTGTACCGCGCCGCCCAGGGCATGACCGAGGCCGGACTGGCGGCGCTCCGCTTCAACTTTCGCGGCGTGGGGCGCAGCACCGGTTCCTACGACGGAGGGCTTGGCGAGACCGAGGACGCGCGCGCCGCGCTGCGGCACGTCGAGCGTCTCTTTCCGGGGCTGCCGCTGGTGGCCGGCGGATTCTCGTTCGGGTCGCTGGTCGCGCTGAGGGCGGGCGCGGGCCATTCGCGCGTCGCGGCCATGGTCGGCGTGGGGCTCGCCTTCGACCGCCACGACTACGGGTTCCTGGCGGAGGCGCGCTGCCCCGTGCTCATCGTTCAGGGCGAACGCGACGAGTTCGGTTCGGGAGCAAGGGCGGTGGAATTCGCCCGCCAACTGGGCGAGCCGGTGGAGGCGGTCGTCATCCCGGGAGCGGACCACTACTTTCACGGGCACTTCGACGAACTGCGCCGCGGCATACGGGAGTTCCTCACCCGGCCGGCGGTCGCGCGGGCGCTGGAACGGAAGCGGGTTGAGACAGGATGA
- a CDS encoding ArgE/DapE family deacylase, whose protein sequence is MTPRESVEGRAREGDALALARLLVAVPSVNPRIEASGGGEGEIAACAAGLLEGWGFDVLLTEPEAGRPNVVGRIGDGPRSLMFNGHLDTVGVEGMTIDPFGAQVRDGRLWGRGSCDMKGGVAALLSAAAALARRGPPGELIVALTADEEHASTGMAGLTDAGVGADAAVVCEPTGLAVMPAHKGFVWVEAAFAGRAAHGSRPDQGVDAILHAAEFLVAMAEYEQSLFERAPHPLLGWGSIHAGTISGGAAPSVYPEHCEVVVERRTLPHESPEAVMQELAAVVAGLGEEARSGAALRMTLERPGTEVPEASPLVQGLLGAIAASGRDPTIEGMTAWVDAAFLNRSGTPAVCFGPGSIAQAHSADEWIAVDEIEACARILEGFGREFLSGGR, encoded by the coding sequence ATGACCCCGCGGGAGAGCGTGGAGGGCCGCGCGAGGGAGGGCGACGCGCTCGCGCTGGCGCGCCTCCTGGTGGCCGTGCCGTCCGTCAATCCGCGCATCGAGGCTTCCGGCGGCGGAGAGGGGGAGATCGCCGCCTGCGCGGCCGGGTTGCTCGAAGGCTGGGGATTCGATGTCTTGCTGACGGAGCCCGAGGCGGGCCGCCCCAACGTGGTCGGACGCATCGGCGACGGGCCCCGCAGCCTGATGTTCAACGGCCACCTGGACACCGTCGGTGTCGAGGGGATGACCATCGACCCGTTCGGCGCGCAGGTTCGGGACGGACGCCTGTGGGGGCGCGGGTCGTGCGACATGAAGGGTGGCGTGGCGGCCCTCCTGAGCGCCGCGGCCGCGCTGGCGCGCCGGGGTCCGCCTGGTGAACTCATCGTCGCGCTGACCGCCGACGAGGAGCACGCCAGCACCGGAATGGCCGGGCTCACCGATGCCGGCGTGGGCGCCGATGCCGCCGTAGTGTGCGAGCCCACCGGGCTCGCGGTCATGCCCGCCCACAAGGGATTCGTGTGGGTCGAGGCCGCCTTCGCGGGACGCGCCGCGCACGGTTCCCGGCCCGATCAGGGGGTGGACGCGATTCTGCACGCCGCCGAGTTTCTCGTCGCCATGGCCGAGTACGAGCAGAGCCTGTTCGAGCGGGCGCCGCATCCCCTGCTGGGCTGGGGGTCGATTCACGCGGGGACCATCTCCGGGGGGGCTGCCCCGTCAGTCTATCCGGAGCACTGCGAGGTCGTGGTGGAGCGGCGAACCCTGCCCCACGAGTCGCCCGAGGCCGTCATGCAGGAGCTCGCGGCCGTGGTGGCGGGGCTCGGCGAGGAGGCACGGTCCGGCGCCGCGCTGCGCATGACGCTGGAGCGTCCGGGGACCGAGGTGCCGGAGGCGTCACCACTGGTGCAGGGCCTGCTCGGGGCGATCGCCGCCAGCGGACGGGATCCGACCATCGAGGGCATGACCGCCTGGGTCGACGCCGCCTTCCTGAACCGGTCCGGGACTCCGGCCGTATGTTTCGGTCCGGGGTCGATCGCGCAGGCACACTCCGCCGACGAGTGGATCGCGGTCGACGAGATCGAGGCCTGCGCGCGCATCCTGGAGGGTTTTGGCCGGGAGTTTCTGTCCGGAGGAAGGTAG
- a CDS encoding ferredoxin family protein has product MTYIITEPCIGTKDASCVEVCPVDCIYETEDQYLIHPDECIDCGACEPECPVQAIFPDTDVPDEWTNYIEKNKDYFE; this is encoded by the coding sequence ATGACATACATCATCACGGAGCCGTGCATCGGGACCAAGGACGCGAGTTGTGTCGAGGTCTGTCCGGTGGACTGCATCTACGAGACCGAGGATCAGTATCTCATCCATCCGGATGAATGCATCGACTGCGGAGCGTGCGAGCCGGAGTGTCCCGTGCAGGCCATCTTCCCGGACACGGATGTCCCCGACGAGTGGACGAACTACATCGAGAAGAACAAGGACTACTTCGAATGA
- a CDS encoding AraC family transcriptional regulator has product MPRSKRPQPPFLLFSVPYRKLVPLTATAEFIERERGLRGSALIWRLGTGELADDLRVARRRPAGVVLILILPPASSLTAETDLLHVIGRCRPTAIVPHHNDIDPGDMKSLIRRPPTDLPVEFTEYLAWRGLRVDRGTCDIIRRTVRLARHLTTIASLSRTIYLSRRALGRRFVSRGLPVPSHWLQFCRILHAVLRLQNSSQSLHSVACGLGYPDGFALSNQMNRLIGVRPSTARRCLGWEWLIECWLQKERATGALAHDLRRGGSVTRSSRVFQAHRDPARRARKLAARRSVSK; this is encoded by the coding sequence ATGCCCCGCTCAAAGCGCCCCCAGCCGCCGTTTCTGCTCTTTTCCGTCCCGTACCGGAAGCTTGTTCCGCTCACGGCTACGGCCGAGTTCATTGAACGTGAGAGGGGACTCAGGGGCTCGGCTCTAATCTGGCGTCTGGGGACGGGGGAGCTGGCCGACGACCTGAGGGTCGCACGCCGGCGACCGGCGGGCGTCGTCCTGATTCTCATTCTTCCGCCCGCTTCGTCGCTGACGGCGGAGACGGATCTTCTCCACGTCATCGGGCGATGTAGGCCGACAGCCATCGTTCCTCACCACAACGACATCGATCCGGGCGACATGAAGTCGCTCATCCGCCGACCTCCCACCGACCTCCCGGTTGAGTTCACCGAGTATCTCGCGTGGAGAGGATTGCGGGTCGACCGCGGCACATGCGACATCATTCGTCGCACGGTGAGGCTGGCGAGACACCTCACCACGATCGCCAGCCTGTCCCGGACGATCTACCTGTCGCGCCGCGCACTGGGACGCCGCTTCGTGTCGAGAGGGCTGCCGGTGCCTTCGCACTGGTTGCAGTTCTGCCGGATTCTGCACGCTGTCCTCCGGCTGCAGAACTCATCGCAGAGCCTGCACTCCGTCGCGTGTGGCCTGGGTTATCCCGACGGCTTCGCGCTGAGCAATCAGATGAACCGGCTTATCGGAGTTCGGCCCTCGACAGCCCGACGTTGTCTGGGATGGGAGTGGCTGATCGAGTGCTGGTTGCAGAAGGAGCGGGCGACCGGAGCGTTGGCCCACGACTTGCGCAGGGGTGGCTCCGTGACCCGATCGTCCCGCGTGTTCCAAGCCCATCGAGATCCGGCCCGAAGAGCCAGGAAGCTGGCCGCTAGAAGGTCCGTCTCGAAGTGA
- a CDS encoding BrxA/BrxB family bacilliredoxin gives MPYPEMIVAPMRAELVRLGFQELRTSDQVEAVVDGEDRPLLLVVNSICGCAAGAMRPGVALALENENRPEILTTVFAGQDMDATAKAREYIAGYPPSSPSVALFKDGELVYMMERHQIEGHSAYQIAADLGSAFDEHCA, from the coding sequence ATGCCATACCCGGAGATGATTGTCGCCCCCATGCGCGCGGAACTCGTCCGCCTGGGCTTTCAGGAACTGCGCACGTCCGACCAGGTGGAAGCGGTCGTGGACGGTGAGGACCGCCCGCTGCTGCTGGTGGTCAACTCCATCTGCGGTTGCGCGGCCGGCGCCATGCGCCCCGGCGTCGCCCTGGCGCTGGAAAACGAGAACCGTCCCGAGATCCTGACCACCGTTTTCGCCGGTCAGGACATGGACGCCACGGCCAAGGCGCGCGAGTACATCGCCGGCTACCCGCCGTCGTCGCCGTCGGTCGCGCTGTTCAAGGACGGCGAGCTCGTGTACATGATGGAACGCCACCAGATCGAGGGGCATTCGGCCTACCAGATCGCCGCCGACCTGGGCAGCGCCTTCGACGAGCACTGCGCGTAG
- a CDS encoding IS1595 family transposase, translated as MREALASDPGDFNGPIEVDETYVGGLERNKHRSKKQRLGRGPVGKAAVVGAKDRESGQVAARVIERTDRETLQGFVDDHASSGATVYTDDATAYKGMDRPHETVKHSAAEYVRGKAHTNGVESFWATLKRAYKGTFHRLSIKHLQRYIDEFAARHNVRELDTLDQMAHVAAGMIGRRLMYRDLIADNGRSAMAR; from the coding sequence ATCCGCGAGGCGCTGGCCAGCGATCCCGGGGATTTCAACGGGCCGATCGAGGTAGACGAGACCTATGTTGGCGGGCTGGAGCGCAACAAGCACAGATCCAAGAAGCAGCGGCTCGGACGCGGCCCCGTCGGCAAGGCCGCCGTGGTCGGCGCGAAGGATCGGGAGAGCGGACAGGTCGCGGCGCGCGTGATCGAGCGCACCGACCGCGAGACGCTACAGGGCTTCGTGGACGACCACGCCTCCTCGGGCGCGACCGTGTACACGGATGACGCCACCGCCTACAAGGGCATGGACAGGCCGCACGAGACGGTCAAACATTCGGCAGCCGAGTACGTCCGGGGCAAGGCGCACACGAACGGCGTCGAGAGTTTCTGGGCCACGCTCAAGCGCGCGTACAAGGGCACGTTCCACCGTCTCTCGATCAAGCACCTGCAACGCTACATCGATGAATTCGCCGCGCGGCACAACGTCCGGGAGCTGGACACGCTCGACCAGATGGCGCACGTCGCCGCCGGGATGATCGGGCGACGGCTCATGTACCGGGATCTGATCGCCGACAACGGGCGGTCCGCGATGGCGCGGTGA
- a CDS encoding cob(I)yrinic acid a,c-diamide adenosyltransferase encodes MKIYTRRGDEGDTGLLGGGRVAKDHPRLHAYGTVDELSSCLGLARSRTGVPATAARLAWIQRDLFAIGASLARPPSAEGRRRPPVPEVPVERVGEMEAWMDEADAGLPPLRNFILPGGAPAAATLHLARSVCRRAERVTVSLAAREAVDEGIVRYLNRLSDLLFVLARVENHAAGTADQTWEK; translated from the coding sequence ATGAAGATCTATACCAGACGAGGCGACGAGGGAGACACCGGCCTGCTGGGGGGCGGGCGCGTGGCCAAGGACCATCCCCGTCTGCACGCGTACGGCACGGTGGACGAACTCAGCTCGTGCCTCGGGCTCGCCCGCAGCCGGACCGGGGTTCCGGCCACCGCCGCCCGGCTGGCCTGGATCCAGCGCGATCTCTTCGCCATCGGCGCCTCCCTCGCCCGTCCGCCGTCCGCGGAGGGACGCAGGCGGCCACCGGTGCCCGAGGTGCCGGTCGAGCGGGTCGGCGAGATGGAGGCATGGATGGACGAAGCGGACGCCGGGCTGCCCCCGCTCCGCAACTTCATCCTGCCGGGCGGTGCGCCGGCCGCCGCGACGCTGCACCTCGCTCGCTCCGTGTGCCGGCGGGCGGAGCGGGTCACCGTGTCGCTCGCGGCGCGCGAAGCGGTCGACGAAGGCATCGTCCGCTACCTCAACCGGCTGTCGGACCTGCTCTTCGTGCTGGCCCGGGTCGAGAACCACGCCGCGGGAACCGCCGACCAGACCTGGGAGAAGTGA
- a CDS encoding cyanophycinase, whose amino-acid sequence MNRSTTVIAIGIALAMGTAGDGTATHLAAQEVGPANGSLVVVGGAMQDLGIVRRFIDLAGGPDAPIVVIPTAGGAAEYDQFYPGLRQFRAAGATNLTVIHTNDRDEADGEAFVRPIREAGGVWFPGGRQWRIADSYLDTRTEEELHRLLERGGVIGGSSAGASIQGSYLIRGDTQTNTIMMGDHEEGFGFLRNVGIDQHLLRRNRQFDMLEVMEAMPDLLGIGIDENTAIVVQGDEFEVIGESYVVIYDTSVQIDTGGDFYFLAPGDRFNMATREARRPANTARPLDRVQRRPGG is encoded by the coding sequence ATGAACCGGAGCACAACCGTGATCGCCATCGGGATCGCTCTCGCCATGGGAACCGCCGGAGACGGTACGGCGACGCATCTCGCGGCCCAGGAGGTGGGTCCCGCCAACGGCTCGCTGGTCGTGGTGGGGGGCGCCATGCAGGATCTGGGCATCGTGCGCCGCTTCATCGACCTGGCGGGGGGCCCCGACGCCCCCATCGTCGTGATCCCGACCGCGGGCGGCGCGGCCGAGTACGACCAGTTCTACCCCGGCCTGCGCCAGTTCCGGGCGGCGGGCGCGACCAACCTGACGGTGATCCACACCAACGACCGTGACGAGGCCGACGGCGAGGCCTTCGTCAGGCCGATCCGGGAGGCCGGCGGCGTCTGGTTCCCGGGCGGGCGGCAGTGGCGCATCGCCGATTCCTACCTGGACACGCGCACCGAGGAGGAACTCCACCGCCTGCTCGAGCGCGGCGGCGTCATCGGCGGCTCGTCGGCCGGAGCGTCCATACAGGGGTCGTACCTCATCCGCGGGGACACGCAGACCAACACCATCATGATGGGCGACCACGAGGAGGGGTTCGGCTTCCTGCGCAACGTGGGCATCGACCAGCACCTGCTCCGCCGCAATCGCCAGTTCGACATGCTCGAGGTGATGGAGGCGATGCCCGACCTGCTGGGCATCGGCATCGACGAGAACACCGCGATCGTGGTTCAGGGCGATGAATTCGAGGTGATCGGCGAGAGCTACGTCGTCATCTACGATACCTCGGTGCAGATCGACACCGGCGGCGACTTCTACTTCCTGGCCCCCGGCGACCGGTTCAACATGGCCACCCGGGAAGCGCGGCGGCCGGCGAACACGGCGCGCCCGCTCGACCGCGTGCAGCGGCGGCCGGGGGGGTAG
- a CDS encoding thioredoxin domain-containing protein: MKLQHPTPPGGSRLAARLRRRALAPLVLALATGCAGGEGDANPPAEDASTQSLTRSLVITPPETLPGEQIDFPGLGYDFGDPEATLRIAELSDFGCGFCRQFHQQTFPVLQEEYIDAGTVLWKYIPIVTGMFPHGDLSALAGECAGEQDDFEGMMVRLFEDQRTWKDSGDPMPHFLGYAAELGLNSEQFESCIAEERPGRRIADGGRAARALGLRGTPSFLINGFPVQGALPTQLFRDILDNELEALAEAAGSGG; the protein is encoded by the coding sequence ATGAAGCTACAGCACCCCACGCCGCCCGGCGGGAGTCGGCTCGCCGCAAGGCTTCGCCGCCGGGCCCTGGCCCCGCTCGTTCTCGCGCTGGCGACCGGCTGCGCGGGCGGAGAGGGCGACGCGAATCCTCCCGCGGAGGACGCATCTACGCAGTCCCTCACCCGGAGCCTCGTCATCACCCCTCCCGAAACGCTCCCCGGCGAGCAGATCGACTTCCCGGGCCTGGGCTACGACTTCGGAGACCCGGAAGCAACGCTGCGCATCGCCGAACTGAGCGACTTCGGCTGCGGCTTCTGCCGCCAGTTCCACCAGCAGACCTTCCCCGTACTCCAGGAGGAGTACATCGACGCCGGAACCGTGCTGTGGAAGTACATCCCGATCGTGACCGGCATGTTCCCCCACGGAGACCTGTCGGCGCTCGCGGGCGAGTGCGCGGGTGAGCAGGACGACTTCGAGGGGATGATGGTGCGGCTGTTCGAGGATCAGCGCACCTGGAAGGACAGTGGCGATCCCATGCCCCACTTCCTGGGCTACGCCGCCGAGCTGGGCCTGAACTCGGAGCAGTTCGAGTCCTGCATCGCCGAGGAGCGGCCCGGACGCCGCATCGCCGACGGCGGACGCGCCGCCCGCGCGCTCGGCCTGCGCGGAACCCCGAGCTTCCTGATCAACGGGTTCCCCGTCCAGGGCGCCCTGCCCACGCAGCTCTTCCGCGACATCCTGGACAACGAACTGGAGGCGCTGGCCGAGGCCGCGGGGTCGGGGGGCTAG